In Salinirussus salinus, the following proteins share a genomic window:
- a CDS encoding cytochrome c oxidase subunit 3, translating to MTVADDSEDHGGHHLPAVEDWPRGFGEASWWPFIAALGVGGIYVGAALFVMGHSYDVIGPLVGPGVLVGSTGLFLVGLYGWLYHGFIAGFLKHGTEGHSGSSLKFAMLLFLGSEVATFGAGFVYYFFIRSGPWSPELPNLLSSLVLVNTAILIASSFTLHFAHVALRKGNQQRFVRLTGVTLLLGVVFIGGQVLEYYEFIVHEGFDLFTGAFGSAFYGLTGLHGLHVSLGGVLLAIVYFRGRLGHYSADQHTSVSTVSMYWHFVDVVWVFLVVVLYVGASVS from the coding sequence ATGACCGTCGCAGACGACTCAGAGGATCACGGCGGCCACCACCTGCCGGCTGTCGAGGACTGGCCGCGCGGCTTCGGCGAGGCCTCCTGGTGGCCCTTCATCGCCGCGCTCGGGGTCGGCGGGATCTACGTCGGGGCCGCACTGTTCGTCATGGGACACAGCTACGACGTCATCGGCCCGCTGGTCGGGCCGGGCGTGCTCGTCGGCTCGACCGGGCTGTTCCTGGTCGGGCTGTACGGCTGGCTCTACCACGGCTTCATCGCCGGCTTCCTGAAACACGGTACCGAGGGCCACAGCGGGAGCAGCCTCAAGTTCGCGATGCTCCTGTTTCTGGGGTCGGAGGTCGCCACCTTCGGCGCCGGCTTCGTCTACTACTTCTTCATCCGGTCGGGCCCCTGGTCGCCCGAACTCCCGAACCTCCTCTCGAGTCTCGTCCTGGTCAACACCGCCATCCTGATCGCCAGCAGCTTCACGCTGCACTTCGCCCACGTCGCGCTCCGGAAGGGCAACCAGCAACGGTTCGTCCGGCTCACCGGCGTGACCCTGCTGCTTGGGGTGGTCTTCATCGGCGGCCAGGTGCTCGAGTACTACGAGTTCATCGTCCACGAGGGCTTCGACCTCTTCACCGGTGCCTTCGGCTCGGCCTTCTACGGCCTGACCGGCCTCCACGGCCTGCACGTCTCGCTGGGCGGCGTGTTGCTCGCAATCGTCTACTTCCGGGGACGGCTGGGCCACTACTCCGCCGACCAGCACACCTCCGTCTCCACCGTCTCGATGTACTGGCACTTCGTCGACGTCGTCTGGGTGTTCCTCGTCGTCGTCCTCTACGTCGGCGCCTCCGTGTCCTGA
- a CDS encoding DUF7410 domain-containing protein → MSERDAAAEEAPGRNGQEAAASPAAPTHVGTGPGTLDGEFDLPADARAVECGYCGRPFADEELLALHRGHAHHDRLTAEEQAAFEAAYEAETTEMRRFQLKAAGAVILLYFLLLMVYALV, encoded by the coding sequence GTGAGCGAACGCGACGCGGCCGCCGAAGAGGCCCCCGGCCGGAACGGGCAGGAGGCGGCGGCGAGCCCGGCGGCACCCACCCACGTCGGGACGGGTCCCGGAACCCTCGACGGGGAGTTCGACCTCCCGGCCGACGCCCGCGCGGTCGAGTGTGGCTACTGCGGTCGGCCCTTCGCCGACGAGGAGTTGCTCGCGCTCCACCGGGGCCACGCCCACCACGACCGGCTCACCGCGGAGGAGCAGGCAGCCTTCGAGGCGGCCTACGAGGCCGAGACGACCGAGATGCGGCGCTTCCAGCTCAAGGCCGCCGGGGCGGTCATCCTCCTCTATTTCCTGCTTCTGATGGTCTACGCCCTCGTCTGA
- a CDS encoding DNA-directed RNA polymerase subunit L — MELRVIENEATELSIEIAGEDHTFLNVLKGALLETEGVAAATYDMNPEQSGGQTDPILTVKTDEETDALDALEAGAQRVIDKSADFRDAYEAAV, encoded by the coding sequence ATGGAACTTCGGGTCATCGAGAACGAGGCGACGGAACTCTCCATCGAGATCGCCGGCGAGGACCACACCTTTCTGAACGTCCTCAAGGGCGCGCTGCTCGAGACGGAGGGCGTGGCCGCCGCGACCTACGACATGAACCCCGAGCAGTCCGGCGGCCAGACCGACCCGATCCTCACGGTCAAGACCGACGAGGAGACCGACGCGCTGGACGCGCTCGAGGCGGGCGCCCAGCGGGTCATCGACAAGTCCGCCGACTTCCGGGACGCCTACGAGGCGGCGGTCTGA
- the hisF gene encoding imidazole glycerol phosphate synthase subunit HisF: protein MTLTKRIIPCIDVDIDENGEAAVYTGVNFEELKYTGDPVEMAKRYNEAGADEFVFLDITASAEGRETMLDVVEGVADEVFIPLTVGGGIRTRDDVKETLRAGADKVSINTGALERPELVGEGAAAFGSQCIVISVDARRRFDEEGEHYAQVDGESCWFECTVKGGREGTGIDAVAWAREAEQRGAGELFINSIDADGTKDGYDIPLMRAVCDAVSTPVIASSGCGGPEDAYEVFTEADADAALAASIFHFGEYSIREVKEYLDERGIPVRL from the coding sequence ATGACGCTGACAAAACGCATCATCCCGTGTATCGACGTGGACATCGACGAGAACGGCGAGGCCGCGGTCTACACGGGGGTGAACTTCGAGGAGCTGAAGTACACCGGTGACCCCGTCGAGATGGCCAAACGCTACAACGAAGCCGGCGCCGACGAGTTCGTCTTCCTCGACATCACTGCCTCCGCGGAGGGCCGGGAGACGATGCTCGACGTCGTCGAGGGCGTCGCCGACGAGGTCTTCATTCCCCTGACCGTCGGCGGCGGCATCCGCACCCGCGATGACGTCAAGGAGACGCTCCGTGCGGGCGCCGACAAGGTCTCGATCAACACCGGCGCGCTGGAGCGCCCCGAACTGGTCGGGGAGGGCGCCGCGGCCTTCGGCAGCCAGTGTATCGTCATCTCCGTCGACGCCCGCCGTCGCTTCGACGAGGAGGGCGAACACTACGCGCAGGTCGACGGGGAGTCCTGCTGGTTCGAGTGCACCGTCAAGGGCGGCCGCGAGGGGACCGGTATCGACGCCGTCGCGTGGGCACGGGAGGCCGAGCAGCGCGGGGCGGGGGAACTCTTCATCAACTCCATCGACGCCGACGGCACCAAGGACGGCTACGACATCCCGCTGATGAGGGCGGTCTGTGACGCCGTCTCGACGCCCGTCATCGCCTCGTCGGGGTGTGGCGGGCCGGAGGACGCCTACGAGGTGTTCACCGAGGCCGACGCCGACGCGGCGCTCGCGGCCTCGATCTTCCACTTCGGGGAGTACTCGATCCGCGAGGTCAAGGAGTATCTCGACGAGCGCGGGATTCCGGTGCGGCTGTAA